One Novosphingobium sp. 9U genomic window, GCGTATCGAGGCGGTGACGGTAAAGATCGTCAAGCTGGCCATCGCCGAGGCAGGCGAGGCGATCGGGATTACGCTTACGCGCGAGCGGCGCTGATGGCGGTGCCTGCCGGAGTGCTGCGGGTCGGAGCGCTGCCGGACGAGCCGCTTGCCGCCGCCGCGCAGTTTCATGCCGAGGTGCTGCCGCGCGCACTCGAAACGCTGGCCGGGGGGGCGGACCTTGCGCTTGTGTTCGGCCCGGCAGACCACACCCATCGCGATTGGCGCCTCGGCGTGGTGCGGGGTCTCGCACGCCAGCACGCGCCCTTGCGGGTCAACGCCGTTGCCGGCGACGATGCCGCTGCGATCGAAGCCGCGCTCGCCTATCTCGCCCAGGCACCCGGAGTGACCGGACAATCGCTGCCCCTAGATGGAACAGGGGCGGGTGCGATGCTATATCAGGCAAGATGACTTCTTCGCGCGCGCCCTTGGTGGATCAGTTTCAACGACGCATCAGCTATTTGCGGCTGTCCGTCACTGACCGCTGCGACTTGCGCTGCGCTTACTGCATGCCCGAGCGGATGACCTTCCTGCCGCGCAAGGACGTGCTCAGCCTGGAAGAGCTGCACGACTTGGCGCTCGGCTTCATCGAGCGTGGCATCACCAAGATCCGCCTGACCGGCGGCGAGCCGCTGGTGCGCCGCGACATGATGGAGCTGGTGCGCGCGCTTGGCCGCAAGGTGGGTGACGGGCTCGACGAACTGACGCTGACCACCAATGGCACGCGTCTGAGCGAGTTCGCAGAGGATTTGTACGCGGCGGGCGTGCGGCGGATCAACGTCTCGCTCGACACGCTCGACCGTGCGCGGTTCCAGCAACTGTCGCGCCGCGATTCGCTGCCGCAAGTGCTCGAGGGGCTTGCTGCGGCGAAGGCGGCAGGGCTGAAGGTCAAGCTCAACACTGTGGCGCTGAAGGGCCTGAACGAGGACGAGATCCCCGACCTGATCGCCTGGGCGCACGGCGAGGGCTTCGAGGCGACGCTGATTGAGGTCATGCCGCTGGGCGAAGTCGAGGAGGATCGCTTCGATCACTACCTGTCGCTGCTTGCCGTGCGGGACACACTGGAACAGCGATGGATGCTCACGCCGTCCGATCACCGCAGCGGAGGCCCGGCGCGCTACTTCGACGTGGCCGAGACCGGCGGGCGGCTGGGCCTGATCACGCCGCTGACCAACAACTTCTGCGAAGGCTGCAACCGCATCCGCGTGACCGCGACGGGGCAGCTCTATGCTTGCCTGGGCGGTGCCGAGCAGGTCGATCTGCGCGCCGCGCTGCGCTCTGCCAACCCGCAGGAGGCGCTGGCGGATGGACTCGATTTGGCGATGCGGATCAAGCCGGCGCGCCACAACTTCGCCATCGATGCGCGCGGACAAGCGCCGGCGCTGCCGCGGCACATGTCGATGACCGGCGGCTGACATGTCGCTCAAGCTCGTATTCCTGGGCCGGCTGGAAGATGCCGCCGGTGCGCCGGAGCTTGCGGTCGACGCGGCTCCCTCGCTTGCGCAAGTCCTGGCCCGGCTCGATCCCGAACTCGCCGCAGCGCTGGAGGGCGCGCGGGTGAAGCTCGCCGTGAACGGGGTGCTTGTGCAGGATCGCGACGGGCTGGTTCTGGCTGACGGCGACGAATTGGCGTTCCTCCCTCCGGTCAGCGGCGGCTGAGATGGCAGCCGACGTTTGCCTGCTGACCGATGCGTTCGATCCCGCGAGCGAGCTGGCCGCCTTCACCAAGGCGCATCCCGCAGCCGGTGGTATCGCCAGCTTCCTGGGCCAGGTCCGCGCATCGGCGGAGGACAGCGAGGTCGAGGCGCTGGAACTGCGGCACTATGGCCCGCTCACCCTGCCGGCGATGCGCGATCTGGCCGAGCGGACGCTCGGGCGCTGGACGCTGGAAGGCCTGCTGATCCTGCACCGCAGCGGCGAGATGCAGCCGGGTGACCCGATCGTGCTCGTCGCGGCCGCGTCACGGCACCGGCGTGAGGCGTTCGCGGCTGCCGAGTTCGCGATGGATCACCTCAAGTCCGAAAGCTGGTTCTGGAAGCGCGAGAAAGTCGCTGGTGCCTGGCGCTGGATCGAGCCGCGCGAACAGGACTTCGAGGATATCGCGCGCTGGGTCTGAGCCGCGCGACGCGCTCTATCGTAGGCGTGCGTCCAAACGGCTGATCACGGCTGTCTCGGCCGAAACCCAGCCGTCTACCTGATCGCGTGCGGCGCCGATGGCGGCTGCGGCAGGGCTCACTTGCTCGGGATGCGCGGCGCGCTCGTCGACATAGAGCCCGTCGAGTTCGGCCAGCGCGGTCAGTGCGCCGCTGCGCGAGGTCTGCAGATCGGACAATGCCACTTCGGCGTTCGTCCAGCCATCGCTGCGAGCGGCTCCTGCGCCAGCCACCGCGCGTTCCGCAGCGGCTTGGCGGCTGGTGAAGCGGCCGTGGGCCTGGCGCGCGACATCGACCAGCCCGGCCAGGCGTGTGGTCAGGTCGGCGCTAGCGGGCGGCAAAGTCGGGATCGCATCGGCGCTGCCGGCGGCCGGTGCGCCCGATCCTTGCACGCGCTCGACCTGGCGCACCGCGAGCGAAGGATAGTCGGTCGAAGCGGCGCAGCCTCCCAGCAGCACGGCCCCGCCGAAGACAGGAGCGAGAAGAACAGGGGCGAGACGGGCGCTTGCACGGATCATGCCAGCGCCATAGCACGGCGGGAACGACGCGCGAGAGGCAATTGCCGTTGAAGCCCGTCGCCCGATGTGTCGCTCAGCGCATCGGCACCCGCGCACTGCACCGTTGACTCGAATCAGGCCTTGGACTAACGGCACCGTTCTTCCGGTCACCCGTACACGTACGGGCTGTCCGGCGCGTCGCCCGTACGAGGATGCTGGTTTCAGGATCCGCCGCGGCCGGGGCAGGTTGTTTCGGCCTACGGGCATAGATTGAGATTGGGTAAGGGCACCATGTTCGCAGTAGTGCGCACGGGCGGCAAGCAGTATCGGGTTGCCGCCGGAGACAAGATCGCGGTCGAGAAGCTGGCGGGTGAAGCCGGCGACAAGATCACGCTGGGTGACGTTCTGCTCGCGGGCAAGGGCGGCGAAGTCGCGGACGTCGCCGGCGTGACCGTCGCCGCCGAGATCATCGCGCAGGCCAAGAGCGAAAAGGTGATCGTGTTCAAGAAGCGCCGTCGCCACAACTATCGTCGCAAGAACGGCCACCGCCAGCAGATGACCCTGCTGCGCATCGTGTCGGTCGGCTAAGCGCCAGAGAAGTTCGGAGTAGTTCAAGATGGCACATAAGAAAGCAGGCGGCTCCTCGCGCAACGGTCGCGATTCGGCTGGCCGCCGCCTCGGCGTCAAGAAGTTCGGCGGTCAGGAAGTGATCGGCGGCAACATCATCATTCGTCAGCGCGGCACCCGCGTGTATCCGGGCGTGAACGTGGGCATGGGCAAGGACCACACCCTGTTCGCTCTGGGTGAGGGACGCGTGCGCTTCCATGACGGCAAGCTCGGCCGCAAGTACGTGTCGGTCGACGCCGTGGCGGAAGCCGCCGAATAACGGATGGTCGATGACGGGCCGTCCTTACCGGGATGGCCCTGCCGGGCTTGCCATGCAAGCACCGGCCTTTGAAGGGAGAGGGCCATAAGCCCGCTCCCTTTTTTCGTGTCTCCCTTCAGTCACTTGGCACCGTTCGCAAGGATATGCGTTCCCTCGCCGGCGGTGCGTAACGCCCCTGTCATCCACGCCCTCTAGCGGAGCGGCGCGGGGGACGGACGACTTGGAGACTAGGGCCATGTTCATTCGCAGCGAGCGGCTGTTCCTCCGCCCGGCCTGGCCGGAGGATGCCTCCGACCTTCACGCCGCAATCGCCGACGAGCGGGTGGTGCGCAATCTTGCGCGCGTGCGCTGGCCGTACGCGCTGGCGGATGCGGAGGACTTCGTCGGCCGCCCGCAGGATCGCCGCTATCCCTCGATGCTCATCACTCTGCCAAGCGCCCGCGGCGCGCGCGTGATCGGCGGCATCGGCCTGCACGAGGATGCGAGCGGCGTCGATGCACCGGCGCATCTGGGCTACTGGCTCGCTCCCGAAGTCTGGGGGCGGGGTTATGCCACCGAGGCAGCCAGTGCCGTCCTGCGGCTTGCGCGCACTCTGGGTCATCCATGCGTCGGCGCGCACCACTTCGTCGACAATCCCGCCTCCGGCCGTGTGCTGGAGAAGCTGGGCTTCCGGACGTGTGGTCCGGTCACCGAGCGCTTCAGCCTGGGACGCGCCGGCCATGCACCTTCGCGTGGCTATCTGCTGCGCTTTGACAATGCCGGCGATTGCGATGACGATGCGCCGCCCGAAGGCTCGTCCGAGATCCCCATGCGCGCGGCCTGACGCGCCGGCGAGGCCCCTCACGGACCGGCCTCGCGACGCGCCGATCCGACGCTTTTTGCGTGCAATTGGTGTGTGAAGGAGTCATGTTTCCTCGGCGGCGTTCGGACGGAGAAAAGAACATGTTCATCCGCACAGAGAGGTTGTTTCTGAGACCGGGCTGGCCCGAAGACATGGGCGAGCTGCTCGATGTCCTTGGCGAGGATGCAATGGTGCGCAGCATCGGCGTCTCCGCTCTGCCGCGATCGGCAAGCGCGCTGCGCGAGTACATTGCTCGTCCGCGAGACAGGCTGCTCCCGCACTTCTTCATCAACTTGCGCGACGATGCCGGCGCCAGGTTGATCGGCGGGATCGGACTCGGCCAATCGGGCGGCGACGTTGAACTGGGCTATTGGATCGCACGCCAGCACCGTGGTCGAGGCTACGCGGCCGAGGCGGTGAAGGCCGTGCTCGCCGAGGCGCGCATGCTCGGCCATCGCGAGATCGTCGCCCTGCATTTTGCGGACAACGAGGCGTCGGCGAAGGTGCTGCAGAGCTCCGGTTTCAAGCCGACGGGTGAGACTCGCGCGCGTTTCAGCGTCGGGCGTGGCGCAGAGGGGCAGGCGCGGCTCTACGTGGCGACGCTGGCGGACAAGCTGTTCGACATGCTGGGGGTCGGCCCACAGCGCGCCGCTGCTTGACGCCAGCGCCTGACAACGCCGTCAGGACGCGGCCGGGTCGAGGTTCATCCACGCCGGCGCGAGTTGCGGATCGATGTCCTCGACTCGCAAGTGGTCGACGGCGAGCCCGAGTTCGGGATAGGCTACGCGTTGGCGCTTGGGATCCGAGCGATCGAGCGGAACGACGATCAGCCGGCGGTTGACCTTCTGGCGCCAATTCATGCGCGCGGTATTCTCCTGTCCGATGTAGCAGCCCTTGGTGAAGCTGACGCCGTTCAGTTCGACCGCGTTGCATTCCAGCCAGAGCGTCGCGTCTTGGCCTAGCTCGGCTCGCCCCTCGGCTACTCCCTCGGTCAGGCGGTTCGCGAGATAGGCGTCGTCGGCACTCGCTTCGGCCGAGTTCGGGCCTCCGTCGGCTGGGCCGATCCAGCGACTGCCCAAGGCAGCAAGACGCGGGTCGGGCAGCGATCCTTCATTTGGCTCCTTGGTCCAGTACACCGCCAGCGTCGGGTCGACCGCGATGTCGATGGCGCGGCGCAGTCGGTACATCGACAGGCGCTTGGTCAGGGTCTCGGCGACTTCGGCCTCGCAATCGATCAGCAGATCGTCATCGGAACGCCAGACGAGGAAGTCGAACAGCGCCTTGCCCTGCGGGCTCAGCAGCGCGGACCAGACAGGCAGCGTCCCGGTGACATCGGAGGTCACCAACCCTTGCAGAAAGGCCGCCACGTCCTCGCTTGAGCCCTCGCCCAAACTCTTGTGGGGCGAGATGCGGATCACGGCGCGGCGAGCAAGGCGAGTGGCGGTCATGCCGGGCAAGGTGGGGGCAAGCGTTCCGCGCTGCAACCGCGCGTCGCTCACTCCGGACAGCCTGCGAACAGACCGGGCAGGGCATCCAGCACCCAGGTTGCGGCAGGCCCAGGCGGAGTGTCCTTGCGCCAGAGCGCTACCAGCGCGTAGTCCATCGGCGGCCGCTCAGGCAGCGAGAGCTCCACCAGCGTGCCTTGCGCGATATCCTCGCGCACGAGGTAGCGGGGCATCGAGCCCCAGCCGATCCCCTCCTTGAGCAGCGCGTGCTTGGCGCTGAGGTCCGCCAGGCGCCAAGTGCGTGGGCTGAACACCGAGAAGTCGCGCCCCTGGGTCAGCGGCGAGCGGTCGGTAAGCACCAGTTGCAGGTGCTTGCGCGCCTCACCGGCGGGCACGCGCTTCATCTGGGCGAGCGCGTGGCTGGGCGCCGCCACCGGCATCAGCGCAACCGATCCGACCGTTTCGCGTTCGAGTTCGGGCAAATCCATGATGTCGGGGCCGGCGATGCCGAATGTCGCCCGCCCATCGAGCACCAGCGCCGCGACTGCGCCGAGCGCTTCGACATGGAGCCGCAGCGCCACGCTGGGGTACATGGCCTGGAAGTCCCGCAGCAGACGGGCCAGCGCTTCGCCGGGCACCATGACGTCTACGGCGAGCGCGACTTCGGCCTCCAGGCCTTGCTGCAGCGAGCGCACTTTGGCGAGCAGCGCGTCGACACTGTCGGACACGGCATGCGCCTCTCCCACCAAGGCCTTGCCGGTATCGGTGAGTTCCGGGCGGCGAGATCCTTCGCGCGCGAACAGCCGCACGTCGAGCTGCGCCTCCAGCTGCGCAATCGCGTAGCTGATCACCGACACCGCCCGGCCAAGCTTGCGGGCGGCGCCGTTGAAGCTGCCTTCCTCGCAGACGGCGAGGAAGACACGCAAGTGGTCGAGGCTCGGCGCTACGAGATCGGGCATTCAACTCTCTCGATCATTTGGCGCAGTTTTATCCCAGTTATCCGATTGCCGAACAAGCGCCATCTTGGCTTCAACACCTCACATCCCACACTGGGAGAGCACCATGATCGAACTTCGACCCTTCGCGACGCTCGGCGCCGCCAACCACGGCTGGCTCGACGCGCACCATCACTTCGCCTTTGCCGACTACCACGATGCCGACCGCGTGAACTGGGGGCGGCTGCGCGTGTGGAACGACGATACCATCGCGCCCAAGTCCGGCTTCCCCGCGCACCCGCACCGCGACATGGAGATCATCACTTATGTCCGCACTGGCGCAATCACCCACCGTGACAGCCTGGGCAACGAAGGCCGGACTGGCGCAGGTGACGTCCAGGTCATGAGCGCGGGTAGCGGCATCCAGCATGCCGAGTTCAACCTTGAGGATGAGCCGACGACGCTGTTCCAGATCTGGATCCTGCCCGATCAGCGCGGCGGTACGCCCAGCTGGGGCGCGCGGCCCTTTCCCAAGGATGCGCGCGACGGCAAGTTCGTGACACTCGCCTCGGGTGTCGCTGGCGACACCGACGTGCTGCCGATCCGCGCCGGCGCGCGCGTCCTGGGTGCAACGCTGAAGGCCGGCGAAACGGTCACCTACGACACCCGGGCCGACCGCCACGCCTACCTTGTCCCCGCTACCGGCCGCGTGCAGGTCGGCGAGGTAGGGGCGCAAGCCCGCGATGGCGTCGCCATCACCGGGCTCGACACCATCACCGTTACTGCGATCGAGGATGCCGAACTCGTCCTCGTCGACGCCGCTTGATTTTACACGAAAGGACTTGCTTATGACTGGCCGCACCGCACACCCCAAAGTCGAAAAGCTGATCGTTAATCGCTGGAGCCCGCGTGCTTTCGGCGAGAGTGAGATCCCGCAGGAGGATCTCGACGTGATCTTCGAAGCGGCGGGCTGGGCGCCGTCTGCCTACAATGTTCAGCCTTGGACCTTCCTCTACGCCCGCCGCGGCGATGCCAATTGGGACCTGCTGCTCTCGCAGCTGATCGAGTTCAACCAGAGCTGGGCCAAGGACGCATCGGCGCTCGTGTTCATCGTGTCCGACCGGTACATGCGCTCGGACAAGGGCAACACCGAGAACCACAGCCATAGCTTTGACGCCGGCGCGGCTTGGGCGCTGGCTGCCCTGCAGGCGCAGGCGCTGGGTTATCACACCCATGGCATGACCGGGCTGAAGTTCGGCGAGGCGGAGCAGGCCCTGGGCATCCCGGACGACCAGCGGCTCGAAGCCGCCTTCGTGATCGGCAAGGCGGCGGGCAAGGAAAAGCTGCCCGACTTCCTGCAGGAGCGTGAAGTGCCGAGCAATCGCAAGCCGCTGAGCGAGATCGCCAAGGCTGGCAAGTTCGCCTGACGCCATCGCCGGAGCCGCGCCTGCGGCGTGGCTCCGGCTTGCCTTACCCTTCTGCTGAACCCGAGGCAGGATCGGCGGGGGGGCACCGTCCACCCGCATCCAAGCCGCGATCGATCACGGCACGAGATCTGCGGCTTGCGCACATTCAACGTCGCGCCTGGCTTGGTGGCATTCTGTCCGTTTTGGCGGGGCGTAGTTGATTTAAGCTGCCGAGGTCCCAGCGTGCGATCGCCGAGGGCAGCTCGCCCGAGCAATTCGGCGGTCGCGCGAATTAGACTGCGATCATCTTACTTCGCATCTCCCTTCCCCGGCGAGGAGGGGCAGGGCAGCGGGACCGAAGGTCGCGCGTCTACCCTGGCGTGGGTACTCCCCTAAAGGATAGAGGAGCAATCATGCAATCTCAGGTGATCTAGCTTCAACGCAACTCCAGGAGCGCCGTTTGCGGGATCGGGGCGCTTGCCGGTGATCGGCCATGCGCACGCAACAAGGCGAACGGCCTCCGCATCACTCCCGGCGCTTAGCGGCTACTATGCTCATTGGTCAGGCGATCATTCGCGCTTACCGGCTCGGCCAAACGGCACGGCGGGCGCGGCCTAGTAGCAGCCCGAGCCGGTCAGCACGGCCGGTACAGTGCGGGCCAGGATCGCCATGTCGAGCGCAACAGTGCGGCTACGGGCATAGGCGGTGTCCAGCGCCACGCGGCGCCGATAGGTCGTGTTGTTGCGCCCGCTGATTTGCCACAGGCCGGTGATGCCTGGCTATAACCAGACCTTGGCCGTGGCGCGCGCGCAGGCAGCCGAAGATGCGCAGCGATTGAATGCGGCGCAATCGCAGCTTTCCCGTGGCGCCGACAAGCTCGGTGAGCTGAACACGCCGGGAATGGCGGACCTGCGATCGCAACAGACGAGCACGAGTGCCCTCGTCGCGCAACTCGCAAGCCATTATGGACCCAATCATCCCGAACTGATCACCGCGCGCCAACAGCTGGCAGAGATCAACCGGTTGATCGCCAATCAGGGCTCACGCGTGGTGTCCGGCTTGCAGGCCCAGGCGCAAGCCTCGGCGGGCCGTGCGGCAGAGATCGCCGGCAAGCTCTCGTCCACGGAAAGCGAGCTGGCCGGGGCGGACAAGGCCGCGGTGCGCTTGCGCGAGCTGGAAGCCGAAGTGACCGCGCCCAAGACCTTGCTGGACGCATACATGACGCGACTGGCGCAGATTTCGACGCAGAGCGGGATCGAGCAGGCCGATGCACGGGTGGTCGCCTTTGCACCCCTGCCAGTGCAGGCAGCGGGCCCCAGCCTGATCATCAATCTCGTGATTGGTGCGGTGCTGGGTGCGATCCTTTTCGCCATCGTCGCGCTCCTCAAGCAGGTCTTCGCCGTCGGCGTCAGCTCACCCGAGGAGGTCGAGACGATCTTCGGCGTCGAGTTCCTCGCGGCCGTGCCGCGCCTGCGCAACGAGGACGACATGGCCATCATCAACCAGGTCGTCGAAGCGCCCAATTCGCCGTATGCGGAGTCGCTCAGGGCGCTGGCGGCCGGACTGTTCGTACCCGGACACGCGCAGCCCCGAGTGATCGCGCTGACGTCACCCCAGGCCAGCGAAGGCAAGTCTACCACGGCGATCGCGCTGTGCCGCAGCCTGGCGCTGCGTGGGCGCCGGGTGCTGGTCATCGATTGCGACTTGCAGCGCCCGACGTTCCACCAGCGCTTCGGCTTCGGCCGGTTCGGCCCTGGGCTTGTCGAAGTCCTGCGTGGCGATGCGCATCTGGCGGACTGCTTGGTCGCCGACGGACTGACGCAGGCACGTTTCCTGCCTGTCGGCGAAGTGGTGGAGGCCGGGCAGTCGATTGCCTTTGACCAGCTGCAGGCGCTCATCGCGGAGGCCAGGTCGCAGTTCGATCTGGTGCTGCTGGATTTGCCGCCCGTGCTTCAGGTCGCGGAAGCCCGCGTCATCGCCGCAGCGAGCGACGGTGTGGTGCTGCTCACCCGCTGGAAACACACATCGCGGCAGGCGATCGAGTTCGCGATCACCGTGCTGGCGCGTGCCGGCAACTCGGTTCTGGGATTGGTCCTGACGGAAGTGCCTGCCGGTAGCGAGATCATGATGGGCAGCTACCAGGAACCCGCTGTCGGCCGACTGCGCTTCGCG contains:
- a CDS encoding molybdenum cofactor biosynthesis protein MoaE, with the translated sequence MAADVCLLTDAFDPASELAAFTKAHPAAGGIASFLGQVRASAEDSEVEALELRHYGPLTLPAMRDLAERTLGRWTLEGLLILHRSGEMQPGDPIVLVAAASRHRREAFAAAEFAMDHLKSESWFWKREKVAGAWRWIEPREQDFEDIARWV
- a CDS encoding GNAT family N-acetyltransferase — protein: MFIRTERLFLRPGWPEDMGELLDVLGEDAMVRSIGVSALPRSASALREYIARPRDRLLPHFFINLRDDAGARLIGGIGLGQSGGDVELGYWIARQHRGRGYAAEAVKAVLAEARMLGHREIVALHFADNEASAKVLQSSGFKPTGETRARFSVGRGAEGQARLYVATLADKLFDMLGVGPQRAAA
- the rpmA gene encoding 50S ribosomal protein L27; amino-acid sequence: MAHKKAGGSSRNGRDSAGRRLGVKKFGGQEVIGGNIIIRQRGTRVYPGVNVGMGKDHTLFALGEGRVRFHDGKLGRKYVSVDAVAEAAE
- a CDS encoding MoaD/ThiS family protein, with amino-acid sequence MSLKLVFLGRLEDAAGAPELAVDAAPSLAQVLARLDPELAAALEGARVKLAVNGVLVQDRDGLVLADGDELAFLPPVSGG
- the moaA gene encoding GTP 3',8-cyclase MoaA; this encodes MTSSRAPLVDQFQRRISYLRLSVTDRCDLRCAYCMPERMTFLPRKDVLSLEELHDLALGFIERGITKIRLTGGEPLVRRDMMELVRALGRKVGDGLDELTLTTNGTRLSEFAEDLYAAGVRRINVSLDTLDRARFQQLSRRDSLPQVLEGLAAAKAAGLKVKLNTVALKGLNEDEIPDLIAWAHGEGFEATLIEVMPLGEVEEDRFDHYLSLLAVRDTLEQRWMLTPSDHRSGGPARYFDVAETGGRLGLITPLTNNFCEGCNRIRVTATGQLYACLGGAEQVDLRAALRSANPQEALADGLDLAMRIKPARHNFAIDARGQAPALPRHMSMTGG
- a CDS encoding folate-binding protein YgfZ, translating into MTATRLARRAVIRISPHKSLGEGSSEDVAAFLQGLVTSDVTGTLPVWSALLSPQGKALFDFLVWRSDDDLLIDCEAEVAETLTKRLSMYRLRRAIDIAVDPTLAVYWTKEPNEGSLPDPRLAALGSRWIGPADGGPNSAEASADDAYLANRLTEGVAEGRAELGQDATLWLECNAVELNGVSFTKGCYIGQENTARMNWRQKVNRRLIVVPLDRSDPKRQRVAYPELGLAVDHLRVEDIDPQLAPAWMNLDPAAS
- a CDS encoding AAA family ATPase; amino-acid sequence: MPGYNQTLAVARAQAAEDAQRLNAAQSQLSRGADKLGELNTPGMADLRSQQTSTSALVAQLASHYGPNHPELITARQQLAEINRLIANQGSRVVSGLQAQAQASAGRAAEIAGKLSSTESELAGADKAAVRLRELEAEVTAPKTLLDAYMTRLAQISTQSGIEQADARVVAFAPLPVQAAGPSLIINLVIGAVLGAILFAIVALLKQVFAVGVSSPEEVETIFGVEFLAAVPRLRNEDDMAIINQVVEAPNSPYAESLRALAAGLFVPGHAQPRVIALTSPQASEGKSTTAIALCRSLALRGRRVLVIDCDLQRPTFHQRFGFGRFGPGLVEVLRGDAHLADCLVADGLTQARFLPVGEVVEAGQSIAFDQLQALIAEARSQFDLVLLDLPPVLQVAEARVIAAASDGVVLLTRWKHTSRQAIEFAITVLARAGNSVLGLVLTEVPAGSEIMMGSYQEPAVGRLRFAGNG
- a CDS encoding nitroreductase family protein; translated protein: MTGRTAHPKVEKLIVNRWSPRAFGESEIPQEDLDVIFEAAGWAPSAYNVQPWTFLYARRGDANWDLLLSQLIEFNQSWAKDASALVFIVSDRYMRSDKGNTENHSHSFDAGAAWALAALQAQALGYHTHGMTGLKFGEAEQALGIPDDQRLEAAFVIGKAAGKEKLPDFLQEREVPSNRKPLSEIAKAGKFA
- a CDS encoding pirin family protein: MIELRPFATLGAANHGWLDAHHHFAFADYHDADRVNWGRLRVWNDDTIAPKSGFPAHPHRDMEIITYVRTGAITHRDSLGNEGRTGAGDVQVMSAGSGIQHAEFNLEDEPTTLFQIWILPDQRGGTPSWGARPFPKDARDGKFVTLASGVAGDTDVLPIRAGARVLGATLKAGETVTYDTRADRHAYLVPATGRVQVGEVGAQARDGVAITGLDTITVTAIEDAELVLVDAA
- the rplU gene encoding 50S ribosomal protein L21 — protein: MFAVVRTGGKQYRVAAGDKIAVEKLAGEAGDKITLGDVLLAGKGGEVADVAGVTVAAEIIAQAKSEKVIVFKKRRRHNYRRKNGHRQQMTLLRIVSVG
- a CDS encoding Rossmann fold domain-containing protein, which produces MAVPAGVLRVGALPDEPLAAAAQFHAEVLPRALETLAGGADLALVFGPADHTHRDWRLGVVRGLARQHAPLRVNAVAGDDAAAIEAALAYLAQAPGVTGQSLPLDGTGAGAMLYQAR
- a CDS encoding LysR family transcriptional regulator; this encodes MPDLVAPSLDHLRVFLAVCEEGSFNGAARKLGRAVSVISYAIAQLEAQLDVRLFAREGSRRPELTDTGKALVGEAHAVSDSVDALLAKVRSLQQGLEAEVALAVDVMVPGEALARLLRDFQAMYPSVALRLHVEALGAVAALVLDGRATFGIAGPDIMDLPELERETVGSVALMPVAAPSHALAQMKRVPAGEARKHLQLVLTDRSPLTQGRDFSVFSPRTWRLADLSAKHALLKEGIGWGSMPRYLVREDIAQGTLVELSLPERPPMDYALVALWRKDTPPGPAATWVLDALPGLFAGCPE
- a CDS encoding GNAT family N-acetyltransferase — translated: MFIRSERLFLRPAWPEDASDLHAAIADERVVRNLARVRWPYALADAEDFVGRPQDRRYPSMLITLPSARGARVIGGIGLHEDASGVDAPAHLGYWLAPEVWGRGYATEAASAVLRLARTLGHPCVGAHHFVDNPASGRVLEKLGFRTCGPVTERFSLGRAGHAPSRGYLLRFDNAGDCDDDAPPEGSSEIPMRAA